The Paenibacillus sp. RUD330 genome has a segment encoding these proteins:
- a CDS encoding ABC transporter permease subunit has translation MTVPGLIYLIINNYIPMYGVILAFKTLSYDKGIWNSPWSGLDNFKFLFNSPDAFIITRNTVLYNVVFIVVNTVFALLVAILINEIKGKAISRFYQSTFLLPHIVSMVVVAYLVYGFLNQDSGLVNTVLTKYFHKDSIAWYSEAGYWPYILVIVNAWKNAGYLSIIYFAAIIGIDKEYYEAARIDGATRWKQMTAITLPLIMPVILIMTLMAVSSILRSDFGLFYQVTMASGPLIPTTNTIDTFVYRAMVQLGDIGMSSAAGLYQSVVCFFLILGANLAVRRYDKNSSLF, from the coding sequence ATGACGGTTCCCGGACTGATCTACCTCATCATCAACAACTATATTCCGATGTACGGCGTCATTCTTGCCTTCAAGACGCTCAGCTACGACAAGGGCATCTGGAACAGTCCCTGGTCGGGCCTCGACAACTTCAAGTTTCTGTTCAACTCGCCGGACGCCTTCATCATCACGCGCAATACCGTGCTGTACAACGTCGTCTTCATCGTCGTGAATACGGTGTTCGCCCTGCTGGTGGCGATCCTGATCAACGAGATCAAGGGCAAGGCCATCTCCCGCTTCTACCAGAGCACATTCCTGCTCCCGCATATCGTCTCCATGGTCGTGGTTGCCTATCTCGTCTACGGCTTCCTCAATCAGGACAGCGGTCTCGTGAACACGGTCCTGACGAAATACTTCCACAAGGATTCCATCGCGTGGTACAGCGAGGCCGGCTACTGGCCTTACATCCTGGTCATCGTGAACGCGTGGAAAAACGCAGGCTACTTGTCGATCATCTACTTTGCCGCCATCATCGGCATCGACAAGGAATACTACGAAGCCGCCAGGATCGACGGCGCGACCCGCTGGAAGCAGATGACGGCGATCACGCTGCCGCTCATCATGCCGGTCATCCTCATCATGACGCTCATGGCCGTCAGCAGCATTCTGCGCTCGGACTTCGGCCTCTTCTATCAGGTGACGATGGCTTCCGGTCCGCTCATTCCGACGACAAATACGATCGACACCTTCGTCTACCGCGCCATGGTGCAGCTGGGCGACATCGGAATGTCTTCGGCCGCTGGCCTGTACCAATCCGTCGTCTGCTTCTTCCTGATCCTCGGCGCCAACCTCGCCGTAAGACGTTACGACAAGAACAGCTCGCTCTTCTGA
- a CDS encoding ABC transporter substrate-binding protein yields MKKSIYTLSMLALGGMLALAGCGNGNNGGNADNSASGTANAGAEGAAAAGGLKPYKITLVYPGSAPKDLQMVQDAMSKYLTEKINATIELKPIEWGSWDDKTNLMKLSNEPFDLMFTASWFNYAKDVSKGQFLPLEDLMAKNGKDIQGVLGDDFINGAKISGKLYGLPTHKEFAQGFGLVLDKKLVDKYHFNTDGIKTLDDLETMFDTVKKNEPGVTPIVSLKLSNIWSAANSDFLVTGLGIPRGSTELKAVDSLGDEPSEFDKKMDKWVKAGYFDKDYLTSDADQGLNLIKAGKAFSVAQSLKPGKDKELSVTSGVDLVQVEIAKPFTVTGDAQGAMLAISRTSKDPDRTMMFLNMLYTDKELLNMLVWGIEGVHYVKKSDNIIGYPDGVTAETTGYPNPGGWMFGDQFKDYLWENEDPQKWEKFEEFNKSADHSIALGFTFDQEPVKAELASIANVDKEFQPLLNGATLENRPKIIEKYRKKRDAAGFAKVKTELQRQLDEWAKTQK; encoded by the coding sequence ATGAAAAAGTCCATTTACACGCTGTCCATGCTGGCGCTCGGAGGCATGCTGGCGCTCGCCGGCTGCGGGAACGGCAACAACGGAGGGAATGCGGACAACTCCGCTTCCGGCACAGCCAATGCGGGAGCCGAAGGCGCCGCAGCGGCCGGCGGCCTCAAGCCTTACAAGATCACCCTCGTCTACCCGGGCTCGGCGCCGAAGGATCTGCAGATGGTGCAGGATGCCATGAGCAAGTATCTGACCGAGAAGATCAACGCGACGATCGAGCTCAAGCCGATCGAGTGGGGCTCCTGGGACGACAAGACGAACCTGATGAAGCTGTCCAACGAACCGTTCGACCTCATGTTCACGGCCAGCTGGTTCAACTACGCGAAGGACGTGTCCAAGGGACAGTTCCTGCCGCTAGAAGACCTGATGGCCAAGAACGGCAAGGACATTCAGGGCGTGCTCGGCGATGACTTCATCAACGGAGCCAAGATCAGCGGCAAGCTGTACGGCCTGCCGACGCACAAGGAATTCGCCCAAGGCTTCGGCCTCGTGCTCGACAAGAAGCTGGTCGACAAGTATCACTTCAACACCGACGGCATCAAGACGCTCGACGACCTGGAGACGATGTTCGACACGGTCAAGAAAAACGAGCCCGGCGTCACCCCGATCGTCAGCCTGAAGCTGAGCAACATCTGGTCGGCGGCGAACTCGGACTTCCTCGTCACGGGTCTGGGCATCCCGCGCGGAAGCACGGAGCTGAAGGCGGTCGATTCGCTCGGCGACGAGCCGAGCGAGTTCGACAAGAAGATGGACAAATGGGTCAAGGCCGGTTATTTCGACAAGGATTACCTGACCTCGGACGCCGATCAGGGCCTGAACCTCATCAAGGCCGGCAAAGCCTTCTCCGTCGCCCAATCGCTCAAGCCGGGCAAGGACAAGGAGCTGAGCGTGACGTCGGGAGTGGATCTCGTGCAGGTGGAGATCGCCAAGCCCTTCACGGTCACCGGCGACGCGCAAGGAGCGATGCTCGCGATCTCGCGGACATCCAAGGATCCGGACCGCACGATGATGTTCCTCAACATGCTCTATACGGATAAGGAACTGCTGAACATGCTCGTCTGGGGCATCGAAGGCGTCCACTACGTGAAGAAATCGGACAACATCATCGGCTATCCGGATGGCGTCACCGCGGAAACGACCGGTTATCCGAATCCGGGCGGCTGGATGTTCGGCGATCAGTTCAAGGATTACCTGTGGGAGAACGAAGATCCGCAGAAATGGGAGAAGTTCGAGGAGTTCAACAAAAGCGCGGACCATTCCATCGCACTCGGCTTCACCTTCGATCAGGAGCCGGTGAAGGCGGAGCTCGCCTCCATCGCCAACGTCGACAAGGAGTTCCAGCCGCTGCTCAACGGGGCCACGCTGGAGAACCGCCCGAAAATCATCGAGAAATACCGCAAGAAACGCGATGCGGCAGGCTTCGCGAAGGTCAAGACGGAGCTTCAGCGTCAGCTTGACGAATGGGCGAAAACCCAGAAATAA
- a CDS encoding metallophosphoesterase family protein: MRSRKPPLRFRGDGTFTIVQFTDTEFCRDDEEERRMAAMMERILRTEDADLAVFTGDVIASLGHPDPVEAFRRACRVPEQAGVRWAAVFGNHDSEGMVTREQLHALQLAYPLNAAKPDPPGIHGSGNYVLTVMGSGAGQESKPAVAAGGNEDEAAAGAGIAGSKPAVAARGNEYEAAAALYFLDSGSYSPLEYTRMGFYDWIRRDQIDWYASQSQRLTDGNGGVPLPSLAFFHIPLPEYNDVWDFAVCYGERNADFSCAPWINSGMFAAMVEMGDVVGTFAGHDHGHDYWGDWHGIRLSFGRTTRNGYLDRPFLPGARVIRMREGSREFESWIRLEDGTVIREQQRHEPTGRTPEVGSMGLNKVYPGGI, from the coding sequence ATGAGGAGCCGCAAGCCGCCGCTGCGGTTCCGCGGGGACGGCACGTTCACGATCGTGCAGTTCACCGACACGGAATTTTGCCGCGACGACGAAGAAGAGCGGCGCATGGCCGCCATGATGGAACGGATTCTGAGGACCGAGGACGCCGATCTGGCCGTGTTCACGGGCGATGTCATCGCCTCCCTCGGCCACCCCGATCCGGTCGAGGCTTTCCGCCGGGCATGCCGCGTTCCGGAACAGGCCGGCGTGCGGTGGGCGGCCGTATTCGGCAACCACGACTCGGAGGGAATGGTTACGAGGGAGCAGCTGCATGCTCTGCAGCTGGCTTATCCGCTCAACGCGGCCAAGCCCGACCCTCCGGGCATCCACGGCAGCGGCAACTATGTGCTGACCGTGATGGGCTCGGGAGCCGGGCAGGAGAGCAAGCCGGCGGTTGCCGCTGGCGGCAATGAGGACGAGGCGGCGGCCGGGGCAGGCATCGCCGGGAGCAAGCCGGCGGTTGCCGCTCGCGGCAATGAGTACGAGGCGGCGGCCGCGCTGTACTTTCTCGACTCCGGCAGCTATTCACCGCTGGAATACACCCGGATGGGCTTCTACGATTGGATCCGCCGCGACCAGATCGACTGGTACGCCTCGCAGTCGCAGCGGCTGACCGACGGCAACGGCGGCGTGCCGTTGCCGTCGCTGGCTTTCTTCCACATCCCGTTGCCGGAATACAACGACGTCTGGGATTTCGCGGTCTGCTACGGCGAGCGCAATGCCGACTTCTCCTGCGCTCCCTGGATCAACTCGGGCATGTTCGCCGCGATGGTCGAGATGGGCGACGTCGTCGGCACTTTCGCCGGGCATGACCACGGCCATGATTACTGGGGAGATTGGCATGGCATCCGGCTTAGCTTCGGACGGACGACGCGCAATGGCTATCTCGACCGTCCGTTCCTGCCCGGCGCCCGTGTCATCCGCATGCGGGAGGGCAGCAGGGAATTCGAAAGCTGGATCCGTCTGGAGGATGGGACCGTCATTCGGGAGCAGCAGCGCCACGAGCCGACTGGCCGAACTCCGGAGGTAGGCTCGATGGGTCTGAACAAGGTATATCCCGGGGGCATTTGA
- a CDS encoding carbohydrate ABC transporter permease gives MTGAMNSRHPFIHLFFWLFVLFSLVPFLLVFMVSISGEESILKHGYSLFPSEFSTGAYSFLFNDFSTIAKAYGVTIAVTLIGTVVSLLITCLYAYPLSRPDMPFRRTLSFFLFFTMLFGGGMAPWYLTYVNMFGIKNTLLSMIIPNLLLSAFNVLLMRSFFSTSIPDSILESATIDGASEWTIFKSIVIPLSLPIVATIGLFNVLAYWNDWYNCMLFIDKQELYNIQYLMTKTLNNVQYLIMKAGSNAQAGEQLAKMPRETVRMAFAVVGVAPLLAAYPFFQRFYISGITSGAVKG, from the coding sequence ATGACCGGAGCCATGAATTCCCGACACCCGTTCATCCATCTGTTCTTCTGGCTGTTCGTGCTCTTCTCGCTCGTGCCGTTCCTGCTGGTGTTCATGGTATCGATATCCGGCGAGGAGTCGATTCTGAAGCACGGCTACTCGCTCTTCCCGAGCGAATTCAGCACCGGAGCGTATTCGTTCCTCTTCAACGACTTCTCCACCATCGCCAAGGCGTACGGAGTGACGATCGCCGTAACGCTCATCGGCACCGTGGTCAGCCTTCTGATCACTTGCTTGTATGCGTATCCGCTGTCGCGGCCGGATATGCCCTTCCGCCGCACGCTCAGCTTCTTCCTCTTCTTCACGATGCTGTTCGGAGGCGGGATGGCGCCTTGGTACCTGACCTACGTCAACATGTTCGGGATCAAAAACACGCTGCTGTCGATGATCATCCCGAACCTGCTGCTGAGCGCCTTCAACGTGCTGCTCATGCGCAGCTTCTTCTCCACTTCGATTCCCGACTCCATCCTGGAGTCCGCCACGATCGACGGAGCGAGCGAATGGACGATCTTCAAAAGCATCGTCATCCCGCTCTCTCTTCCCATCGTCGCCACGATCGGATTGTTCAACGTCCTCGCCTACTGGAACGACTGGTATAATTGCATGCTGTTCATCGACAAGCAGGAATTGTACAATATCCAGTATTTGATGACGAAGACGCTCAACAACGTGCAGTATCTGATCATGAAGGCGGGATCGAACGCTCAGGCAGGCGAGCAGCTGGCCAAAATGCCCCGCGAGACGGTCCGGATGGCTTTCGCGGTCGTCGGCGTGGCGCCTCTGCTGGCGGCGTATCCGTTCTTCCAGCGCTTCTATATCAGCGGCATCACGAGCGGCGCCGTCAAAGGTTAA
- a CDS encoding alkaline phosphatase has translation MAKKEAIIKRVFILGMDGAGNFVQQAQTPFLDAFLPQGAYTYAAQAESPTISAECWGSVLHGVVPARHGLTNEIAATEPFPAESPYPSLFRLAREQLPQAKLASFTGWGPINDGIIERNAGVEKLSAPDAELVPELIRYLEANPDAALLFLQLDEPDGSGHRYGYGPDSLPYLQAISECDRLLGSVVDAIGRLGLLEDSLIILLTDHGGGGADKFSHGSEHEMDKNVFWGCVGPGIAPGELTAPVSIKDTAAVAARALGLQLPSGVDARIPEGLFGT, from the coding sequence ATGGCAAAGAAAGAAGCAATCATCAAGAGGGTGTTTATTTTGGGCATGGACGGAGCCGGGAACTTCGTGCAGCAGGCGCAGACGCCTTTCCTGGACGCATTCCTTCCGCAAGGCGCCTACACGTACGCGGCGCAGGCGGAGTCTCCGACGATCAGCGCGGAATGCTGGGGCTCCGTGCTGCATGGAGTCGTTCCGGCCCGGCATGGGCTGACCAATGAGATCGCGGCGACCGAGCCTTTTCCGGCCGAATCTCCCTATCCTTCCCTGTTCCGTCTGGCGCGGGAGCAGCTGCCGCAAGCCAAGCTCGCTTCCTTCACCGGCTGGGGACCGATCAACGACGGCATTATTGAAAGGAACGCCGGCGTCGAGAAGCTGTCCGCCCCCGATGCGGAGCTCGTCCCCGAGCTGATCCGCTACTTGGAGGCGAACCCGGATGCAGCTCTGCTCTTCCTCCAGCTCGACGAGCCGGACGGCTCCGGACACCGGTACGGCTACGGTCCCGACTCGCTCCCTTACCTGCAAGCCATCTCCGAGTGCGACCGTTTGCTCGGAAGCGTCGTGGACGCCATCGGCCGTCTGGGACTGCTGGAGGACAGCCTGATCATCCTGCTCACGGATCACGGCGGCGGCGGCGCGGACAAGTTCAGCCACGGCAGCGAGCATGAGATGGACAAAAACGTCTTCTGGGGATGCGTAGGACCCGGCATCGCCCCGGGTGAGCTCACCGCTCCGGTCAGCATCAAGGACACTGCGGCCGTAGCCGCTCGCGCGCTCGGACTCCAGCTGCCGAGCGGCGTGGATGCCCGCATTCCGGAAGGGCTGTTCGGGACATGA